From the Leptospira sp. WS60.C2 genome, one window contains:
- the ilvD gene encoding dihydroxy-acid dehydratase, which yields MSLNRYSRVLTQDESLPASQAMIIGSGVPYEDLNKPFVGIGSTGFDGNPCNMHLTTLSALQKKSVLDTKQMVGLLFNTIGVSDGITNGNDGMRFSLPSREIIADSIETIAGAHFYDGLIFTAGCDKNMPGAIMAMARLNRPAIMVYGGTINGGHFKGEKLNIVSAFEAYGKKINGKISEEDFREVIKNSCPGPGACGGMYTANTMATAIEVMGMSLPYSSSSPARSEEKKRECQEIGKYIYNLLEKDIKPSDIITPKSILNALRVITILGGSTNAALHMIAIARTMGIDLDLDQIQKVTDTTPLLADMKPSGKYLMEDLFAIGGTPAIMKFMLKEGMLDGTCMTVTGKTVAENLEALPDLPKDQDLLRPVNNPIKKEGHIQVLYGNIAKKGAVAKITGHEGEMFEGKAICFDSEVEANEGIRDGKVKPGHVVVIRYVGPKGGPGMPEMLKPTSAIIGAGLGDNVALITDGRFSGGSHGFVVGHITPEAMEGGEIALVQDGDVISIDARTNRLDLKVSDEELEKRRAQWKKPPYRVTSGYLWKYIQMVKDASTGCLTDR from the coding sequence ATGAGTTTGAATCGATACAGCCGAGTATTAACCCAAGATGAATCTCTCCCCGCATCGCAAGCGATGATCATTGGATCGGGAGTTCCCTACGAAGATTTGAACAAACCTTTTGTTGGAATTGGAAGTACTGGTTTTGATGGGAATCCTTGTAACATGCATTTGACAACCTTGTCTGCATTACAAAAGAAAAGTGTCCTCGATACAAAACAAATGGTCGGTCTTTTGTTCAATACCATCGGAGTCAGTGATGGGATTACCAACGGAAATGATGGAATGCGTTTTTCCCTTCCTTCTCGTGAGATCATTGCGGACTCCATCGAAACGATAGCAGGTGCCCATTTTTACGATGGTCTTATCTTTACTGCCGGTTGTGATAAGAATATGCCAGGGGCCATCATGGCAATGGCAAGACTCAATCGACCAGCGATCATGGTCTATGGTGGAACTATCAATGGTGGTCATTTCAAAGGAGAAAAATTAAATATCGTATCTGCCTTTGAAGCGTATGGCAAAAAAATTAACGGCAAAATATCTGAAGAAGATTTTAGAGAGGTCATTAAAAATTCCTGCCCTGGACCTGGCGCTTGCGGTGGGATGTATACCGCCAATACGATGGCAACGGCAATTGAAGTGATGGGAATGAGTTTGCCATACAGTTCTTCTTCTCCTGCTCGCAGTGAAGAAAAGAAGAGAGAGTGCCAAGAAATTGGAAAGTATATCTATAATCTTTTAGAAAAAGACATCAAACCTTCAGACATCATCACACCAAAATCCATTCTCAATGCTCTTCGCGTGATTACAATCCTTGGTGGATCGACAAATGCGGCTCTCCATATGATTGCCATTGCCCGTACGATGGGAATTGATTTGGACTTGGATCAAATCCAAAAAGTAACAGATACGACACCACTGCTTGCAGATATGAAACCAAGTGGAAAGTATTTGATGGAAGATCTTTTTGCCATTGGTGGAACACCAGCCATCATGAAATTTATGCTAAAAGAAGGGATGTTAGATGGAACTTGTATGACTGTGACTGGAAAAACCGTTGCAGAGAATTTAGAAGCTCTTCCTGACCTTCCTAAAGACCAAGACTTACTCCGACCTGTGAACAATCCGATTAAGAAGGAAGGCCACATACAAGTGTTATATGGTAACATTGCCAAAAAAGGTGCTGTTGCAAAAATCACTGGTCACGAAGGGGAAATGTTTGAAGGCAAGGCAATTTGTTTTGATTCCGAAGTGGAAGCAAACGAGGGCATTCGTGATGGAAAAGTAAAACCAGGACATGTGGTGGTCATTCGATATGTGGGTCCGAAAGGGGGACCTGGAATGCCAGAAATGTTAAAACCTACCTCTGCCATCATTGGAGCAGGTCTAGGTGACAACGTCGCTCTCATCACTGATGGACGTTTCTCAGGGGGAAGCCATGGCTTTGTTGTGGGTCACATCACTCCCGAAGCAATGGAAGGGGGAGAGATTGCTCTTGTCCAAGATGGAGATGTGATCTCCATTGATGCACGGACAAACCGTTTGGATCTAAAAGTGAGCGATGAAGAACTGGAAAAACGCCGCGCTCAATGGAAAAAACCTCCTTACCGTGTCACAAGTGGTTACTTATGGAAGTACATTCAAATGGTGAAGGATGCAAGTACTGGTTGTTTGACGGATCGGTAA
- a CDS encoding TonB-dependent receptor plug domain-containing protein, with protein sequence MKYLPYRIFFFGFLLVFLLGTNKINSLLADGNLEVSFQIVKSNSGKPVSNALVISKTGKTSGISNGEGIAKLQFPEPGYYEIKVSTADRTESFFREVRFKGQLILVSISESNLSGIVVSGERDKTPLSRYGLVQEEIKRLPGVSGDSLKALQTVPGVVIGAPVGILPSVFTNIGTNLLTGNPYSNSERGDLSLRGGGTRQNQYYFDGFPLPYPFHLGNQSSVLNNNLIKSFDVYTGAFPAKYGYATGGIIAIEGTDRVDENRTIININLFLSDIYNQTKVLPGLAMVSSGRKNYPNVVLLQTYPQGIPEDAKYAEYHDYQWKLIWDIHSDHRITFQTFGTRDRQAYTKAQADFERGGQDPRPPTGLDRMFRTDGVRYVWKGKSFRNTLSYSRTWFDEFFELRFTNPLTAENIFGLQNRTSDTITYVQNAFEWELWEEHLKFEAGVQGRFRETTLKGENISSFNRLFFNIFNDLLNSNAAFRSVIDGDRIRYREKSAYAEFQFKYGGFRLTPGARVDNYSGSNETNLAPRITAGYVFDSTKTTFLVGHGIHYNAPVSVEALSKKSGNPDLFMERSEHNSLGMSQEFANQWQIKIEGFRNIFQNIIVPDTFIVDPYALNNDTRIFVNETAKVLANPITPKNLNYSNAGYGYSEGVEIFLKKTKDPREQSGLFGWISYTNSITKRINNQARLNSDESRNRTLQNNTRTLLAQTKVGTNYLNYYDDNNLELIYNNDKEELYDLDRTHILNVVFGYKFNAEWMVGGRFRYFSGTPYTPITGATRASQAATFGLNLYFPNYSGNYNSDRFLPFHQFDLRIDRIENYSWGYINTYIEFVNFYGRRNQAGFEFDNTRNYQRNQNPSPTYDTVNSPFIVSQTPNGKMAIIPLINIGMEVRF encoded by the coding sequence ATGAAGTATCTTCCATATCGGATTTTCTTTTTTGGATTTCTATTGGTTTTCCTACTAGGTACCAATAAAATAAATTCCCTCCTAGCGGATGGAAACTTAGAAGTCAGCTTCCAAATTGTAAAATCGAATTCAGGAAAACCCGTTTCCAATGCTTTGGTCATTTCCAAAACAGGGAAGACCAGTGGCATCTCGAATGGAGAAGGCATCGCCAAACTTCAATTTCCCGAACCAGGTTATTATGAAATCAAAGTTTCTACTGCTGACCGAACCGAATCCTTTTTTCGGGAAGTCCGTTTTAAAGGGCAGTTGATTCTTGTTTCCATCTCCGAATCCAATCTTTCTGGAATTGTTGTCAGTGGAGAGCGAGACAAAACTCCACTCTCTCGTTATGGTCTCGTGCAAGAAGAAATCAAACGTCTTCCAGGTGTGTCTGGAGACTCTCTGAAAGCATTACAAACCGTACCAGGTGTTGTGATTGGAGCTCCTGTTGGTATTTTGCCTTCTGTGTTTACCAACATCGGAACCAATTTGCTCACGGGAAATCCTTATTCCAATAGTGAAAGGGGAGATCTTTCCTTACGTGGAGGTGGGACAAGGCAAAATCAATATTATTTTGATGGGTTTCCGCTTCCTTATCCCTTCCATTTGGGGAACCAATCCTCCGTTTTAAATAACAATTTAATTAAATCATTTGATGTGTATACAGGTGCATTTCCAGCAAAGTATGGTTATGCGACTGGCGGAATCATCGCCATCGAAGGAACAGATCGTGTCGATGAAAACAGAACCATCATCAATATAAACTTGTTTTTATCTGATATCTACAACCAAACAAAGGTATTACCTGGGCTTGCCATGGTTAGTTCGGGTCGAAAGAACTATCCAAATGTCGTGTTGTTGCAAACCTATCCGCAAGGGATTCCAGAGGATGCCAAGTATGCAGAATACCATGACTACCAATGGAAATTGATTTGGGACATTCATTCCGATCATAGGATCACATTCCAAACCTTCGGTACACGAGATAGACAAGCCTACACCAAAGCCCAAGCAGATTTCGAAAGAGGAGGGCAGGATCCAAGACCACCTACAGGCCTTGATCGTATGTTTCGTACAGATGGGGTAAGGTATGTTTGGAAAGGAAAATCCTTTCGCAACACTTTGTCTTATTCACGGACTTGGTTTGATGAATTTTTTGAACTACGGTTTACAAATCCACTTACGGCAGAAAATATTTTTGGATTACAAAACCGAACTTCAGATACCATCACTTATGTACAGAATGCCTTTGAATGGGAGTTGTGGGAAGAACACTTAAAGTTTGAAGCTGGTGTCCAGGGTAGATTTCGGGAAACAACACTCAAAGGGGAGAATATCTCTTCTTTCAATCGGCTATTCTTTAATATATTCAATGATCTTTTAAATTCAAATGCGGCCTTTCGTTCTGTGATTGATGGAGATCGGATACGTTATCGAGAAAAGTCGGCTTATGCAGAATTTCAATTTAAATATGGAGGATTTCGCCTAACGCCTGGTGCGCGAGTGGACAATTATTCGGGAAGTAATGAAACAAATTTAGCACCTAGGATCACTGCTGGGTATGTTTTCGATTCCACAAAAACAACTTTTCTTGTGGGGCATGGAATTCATTACAATGCTCCCGTTTCAGTAGAAGCCTTATCAAAAAAATCTGGAAATCCTGACTTGTTTATGGAGAGGTCGGAACACAACTCGCTCGGTATGAGCCAAGAATTTGCAAACCAATGGCAAATCAAAATCGAGGGATTTCGCAATATCTTCCAAAACATCATCGTCCCAGATACATTCATTGTTGATCCTTACGCCTTGAATAACGATACCCGTATTTTTGTGAATGAAACAGCCAAAGTATTGGCAAATCCCATCACTCCAAAGAATCTAAATTATTCTAATGCAGGGTATGGGTATTCAGAAGGAGTGGAGATCTTTCTCAAAAAAACAAAAGACCCAAGGGAACAATCAGGACTTTTCGGATGGATTTCGTATACCAACTCGATCACCAAAAGAATCAACAACCAAGCAAGGCTTAATAGTGATGAGTCGAGAAATCGAACCTTACAAAATAATACAAGAACGTTACTTGCACAAACAAAAGTGGGCACAAATTATCTCAATTATTACGATGACAACAATTTAGAACTCATCTACAATAATGACAAAGAAGAATTGTATGACCTTGATCGCACACACATTCTAAACGTAGTCTTTGGATATAAATTCAATGCGGAATGGATGGTAGGGGGTAGGTTTCGATATTTTTCTGGAACTCCATATACTCCCATAACAGGTGCTACTAGAGCAAGCCAAGCGGCAACTTTCGGTCTCAATTTATATTTTCCTAATTATTCAGGTAATTATAACAGTGATCGGTTTTTACCATTCCACCAATTTGATTTGCGAATTGATCGAATTGAAAACTATTCCTGGGGTTACATCAATACCTATATTGAATTTGTGAATTTTTACGGACGTAGGAACCAAGCTGGTTTTGAATTTGATAATACTAGAAATTACCAAAGGAACCAAAACCCAAGTCCTACATACGACACCGTCAACTCTCCCTTCATTGTTTCTCAAACTCCTAACGGTAAGATGGCGATCATACCTCTAATCAATATTGGAATGGAGGTTCGATTTTGA
- a CDS encoding TetR/AcrR family transcriptional regulator, translated as MKKEPTKTRLLSVSRNLFLKQGYAETGLNQIVEEAKTVKASLYQHFSSKEELGKEVLKLYSDENLNLLKTLMKRNPKPLDFIKAWVRILSREARQSQLFGCGMANFRAQIHPSETHIRSEIERIANQTIECLSEFLKESIQNGYTKPNVDPHSLAKQLFIVYEGVLQSYRLLDDKKSLEELYKIAENLIPVNE; from the coding sequence ATGAAAAAGGAACCGACAAAAACTCGACTTTTATCTGTCAGCCGTAACCTTTTTCTGAAACAAGGTTATGCCGAAACAGGTCTCAACCAAATTGTGGAAGAAGCCAAAACCGTGAAAGCGAGTTTGTACCAACATTTTTCTTCCAAGGAAGAATTGGGAAAAGAAGTCCTAAAACTCTATTCCGATGAAAATTTAAATCTTCTCAAAACTTTGATGAAACGGAATCCAAAACCTTTGGATTTTATCAAAGCATGGGTTCGTATTCTTTCGAGGGAAGCTAGACAATCCCAACTATTTGGATGCGGAATGGCAAACTTTCGCGCACAAATCCATCCAAGTGAAACACACATACGTTCTGAAATTGAAAGAATTGCCAATCAGACAATCGAATGTTTATCCGAATTTTTGAAAGAATCCATCCAAAATGGATATACCAAACCAAATGTTGATCCTCATTCTCTCGCCAAACAACTGTTCATTGTTTATGAAGGTGTTTTACAAAGTTATCGACTCTTGGATGATAAAAAATCTCTAGAAGAACTCTACAAGATAGCTGAAAACTTGATTCCAGTAAACGAATGA
- a CDS encoding nitroreductase, which produces MNPELISIHEVAKSVKEAMETRHSIREYESKPIPEEVLKRIFETALRSPSWKNSQPWKVHIVSGNKRDELASALTEAAKVSTPIPETNWPESYPSDAKKRMFDLGMKIYGVAGIDRKDKEARDQFMLRNFQFFGAPTAVFITSKFDLNFFVGIDFGCFLQSILLLAREEGLGTCPQAALGAFPQVVRNALQLPNEEKVIMGLSIGYPKASSELNRYHTPRESASDLIRFY; this is translated from the coding sequence ATGAACCCAGAATTGATCTCCATCCATGAAGTGGCAAAGTCGGTTAAGGAAGCAATGGAAACTCGCCATAGCATCCGCGAATACGAATCCAAACCCATACCAGAAGAAGTATTAAAACGCATTTTTGAAACCGCACTCCGTAGCCCAAGTTGGAAAAATTCCCAACCCTGGAAGGTACATATCGTGAGTGGGAACAAACGAGACGAATTAGCATCAGCACTGACAGAAGCTGCCAAAGTTTCCACTCCTATCCCAGAAACCAACTGGCCTGAGTCCTACCCAAGTGATGCCAAAAAACGGATGTTTGATTTAGGAATGAAAATCTATGGAGTTGCAGGTATCGATCGAAAAGACAAAGAAGCCCGAGACCAATTTATGCTTCGTAATTTTCAATTTTTTGGAGCTCCCACAGCCGTCTTCATCACATCCAAATTTGATCTGAATTTTTTTGTGGGAATCGATTTCGGATGTTTTCTTCAATCCATTTTACTTTTAGCAAGAGAAGAAGGACTTGGAACTTGCCCACAGGCCGCACTCGGTGCCTTTCCTCAAGTCGTACGAAATGCACTACAACTTCCAAACGAAGAAAAAGTCATTATGGGCCTTAGCATTGGATACCCAAAAGCAAGTTCTGAACTCAATCGGTATCATACTCCCAGGGAAAGTGCATCGGATTTAATCCGGTTCTATTAA
- a CDS encoding class I SAM-dependent methyltransferase → MYDKDFWNERYVREEYVYGKEPNEFLRSRLPNLKKGRILFPCEGEGRNAVFAASLGWDVFAFDQSEKGRQKAIQLAKEKNVTFHYEISDALTYPYAPEQMDMVALIYSHFHKSIRTTVHRNCVRTLKPGGILLLEAFSPEQLKFTSGGPKDPDMLYHLKDLRMDFSEMNVEYEEALETELNESPFHKGTASIVRLVLRKI, encoded by the coding sequence ATGTACGACAAAGATTTCTGGAACGAACGTTATGTGAGAGAAGAGTATGTTTATGGTAAGGAACCGAATGAGTTTTTGCGCTCACGACTTCCTAACTTAAAAAAAGGGCGTATTCTTTTTCCTTGTGAAGGAGAAGGACGCAATGCCGTATTTGCCGCCAGTTTAGGATGGGATGTGTTCGCGTTTGATCAGTCTGAGAAAGGAAGACAAAAAGCCATTCAATTAGCAAAAGAAAAAAATGTGACTTTCCATTATGAAATATCAGATGCACTGACTTACCCTTATGCGCCTGAACAGATGGATATGGTTGCTCTCATTTACAGTCATTTTCACAAATCGATACGAACAACAGTTCATCGAAATTGTGTTCGCACTCTAAAACCGGGAGGAATATTACTTTTGGAAGCATTCTCACCTGAACAATTGAAATTTACTTCTGGAGGACCAAAGGATCCTGATATGTTGTATCATCTAAAGGATCTCCGAATGGATTTTTCTGAAATGAATGTTGAATATGAGGAAGCATTAGAAACTGAACTAAATGAAAGTCCGTTCCATAAAGGAACAGCTAGCATTGTCAGACTTGTTCTAAGAAAAATTTAG
- a CDS encoding M20/M25/M40 family metallo-hydrolase: protein MKFQIWVWLCSILALQCSFGSKVEYAKLKQAYPTVKWESRRTEAVKYLTDILKIPSVRGNEIQVTKYIQSILTKEGINSRLVFDPKYPNRPNLIAELPATVPNPEPGIILANHLDTVEFDSKEWKVNPLAGSVQDGRVWGRGAIDMKGMAVMELVAFLELKRSGIPRTRKTMFLALADEESGSVLGGKYMTTSQKQVFTGYEYAINEGGVATRDIVIPGSTIFNIQYAEKGNIWLRAKITGSSGHGSSPPNQYPALALMQFFNEVRELESDIRITEETDAFFYQLGTISSFPKSFFLKNARNPLIKPLLHSTIRSNRHLTAMTTNTKSITGFRTSEGEGGENVIAGEAIGRLDIRTLPGVDIEEFAKKVKTIATKYNAEITFTDINPTDVSPIQTRFFSTLAAVSANKFPNSTVTPFLSPGKTDNSYLRKIGIKAYGLIPAVLKAEDIDGMHGKNENMTIENLELGTKILFETLVEMNQ from the coding sequence ATGAAGTTTCAAATTTGGGTGTGGCTATGTTCGATCTTGGCCTTACAATGTTCTTTTGGTAGCAAGGTCGAATATGCAAAACTGAAACAAGCATACCCAACTGTGAAATGGGAAAGTCGTCGTACAGAAGCTGTAAAATACTTAACAGATATCCTAAAGATTCCCTCCGTTCGCGGAAATGAAATCCAAGTTACAAAATATATCCAATCCATTCTTACAAAAGAAGGAATTAACTCTCGTTTGGTGTTTGATCCGAAATATCCCAATCGACCCAATTTAATCGCTGAGTTGCCAGCAACAGTTCCCAATCCAGAACCGGGTATTATTCTAGCGAACCATTTGGATACGGTAGAATTTGATTCCAAGGAGTGGAAAGTAAATCCGCTGGCTGGTTCTGTCCAAGATGGCCGAGTTTGGGGACGTGGTGCTATTGATATGAAAGGTATGGCTGTCATGGAACTTGTTGCGTTTTTGGAATTAAAACGATCTGGGATTCCAAGAACCCGAAAAACCATGTTTTTAGCATTAGCGGATGAAGAATCAGGTTCTGTGTTAGGTGGAAAGTATATGACCACTTCGCAAAAACAAGTTTTTACAGGATATGAATATGCAATCAATGAAGGTGGAGTTGCCACACGAGACATTGTTATACCAGGTTCCACTATCTTTAACATACAATATGCAGAGAAAGGAAATATCTGGTTACGAGCCAAAATCACAGGAAGCAGCGGACATGGATCTTCGCCACCGAATCAGTATCCTGCATTGGCTTTGATGCAGTTTTTTAATGAGGTAAGAGAATTGGAATCTGATATTCGCATTACGGAAGAAACAGATGCATTTTTTTATCAGTTAGGTACGATTAGTTCATTTCCAAAATCATTTTTCTTAAAGAATGCAAGAAACCCTCTGATCAAACCACTCTTACATTCTACGATTCGAAGCAATCGCCATTTAACTGCAATGACAACGAATACGAAATCCATTACAGGATTTCGCACAAGTGAAGGAGAGGGTGGGGAAAACGTAATCGCGGGTGAAGCAATAGGAAGATTGGACATTCGTACTTTGCCAGGAGTCGACATTGAAGAGTTTGCTAAAAAAGTAAAAACTATCGCCACAAAGTATAATGCAGAGATTACATTCACTGACATCAATCCAACAGATGTTTCTCCGATTCAAACCAGGTTTTTTAGCACACTAGCCGCAGTTTCTGCAAACAAGTTTCCTAATAGCACTGTAACTCCCTTTTTATCACCAGGAAAAACTGATAACTCTTATCTCCGAAAGATTGGAATCAAAGCCTATGGACTGATCCCTGCTGTCTTAAAAGCGGAAGATATCGATGGAATGCATGGCAAAAATGAAAACATGACCATCGAAAATTTAGAATTGGGTACAAAAATCCTATTCGAAACGTTAGTGGAAATGAATCAATAA
- a CDS encoding ankyrin repeat domain-containing protein yields MFPFLSTRIFKKNLLFVSLSLVAVTVIGGCMEDESVVKSPPSLELRLFHAVEKGNLDEVKSILAQGVSINAKDSLGNSSLIKAVDDEEVEMAKYLIQKGANVNLRNTMGETALYRAVYRGNLELVKLLVHAGAETKVKTVGGVSIAELAEDRGEESILEYLSTISSKPKPNKESP; encoded by the coding sequence ATGTTCCCATTCTTATCCACTCGAATTTTCAAAAAAAATTTACTATTTGTGAGTCTTTCTCTGGTCGCGGTGACAGTGATAGGCGGTTGTATGGAAGATGAGTCCGTTGTAAAATCGCCCCCTAGTTTGGAATTACGTCTCTTCCACGCAGTGGAAAAAGGTAACCTTGACGAGGTGAAATCCATTTTGGCTCAAGGTGTCTCGATCAACGCTAAAGATTCCTTGGGAAACTCATCTCTGATCAAAGCAGTGGATGACGAAGAAGTGGAAATGGCAAAATACCTCATCCAAAAAGGTGCCAATGTCAATCTCCGAAATACCATGGGCGAGACGGCACTCTACCGAGCCGTGTATCGAGGAAATTTAGAGTTAGTGAAACTTCTTGTCCATGCGGGTGCAGAGACAAAGGTCAAAACGGTGGGTGGTGTGAGCATTGCAGAACTTGCCGAGGACAGAGGAGAAGAGAGCATCCTAGAGTATCTTTCCACCATAAGTTCCAAACCCAAACCAAACAAAGAGTCTCCTTAA
- a CDS encoding prohibitin family protein: MKRRSIFQTSFQFLPVLFLGMLYVSCISIINPGEVGLMWRPYSTGLSQKPLESRVQTYMPWNSVYVYSIQWSSYQEKVEVLTRDDLTITVTADIIIRPVQNEIYELEMEIGRDYYEKVVKPQFRTAIRNILSAYNMVSISKETPNVSSQIKKSLTEKLKFKHVEIDDVIIDDVEYSPSILKAIESKLTKQQEQEQMKFEINIAKRDAEIQQISAEGKAKAVLIEAEAQAKAQKMISDSLTPKYIQLKAMENPNNKLIFVPNGKDGLPIIVNPDSK; the protein is encoded by the coding sequence ATGAAACGTCGATCCATTTTTCAAACTAGTTTCCAGTTCCTGCCTGTTTTGTTCCTTGGGATGTTGTATGTCTCTTGTATTTCCATCATCAATCCTGGGGAAGTGGGACTGATGTGGAGGCCCTATAGCACAGGCCTTAGCCAGAAACCACTGGAATCGAGAGTACAAACCTATATGCCATGGAACAGTGTTTATGTGTATTCAATCCAATGGAGTAGTTACCAAGAGAAAGTGGAAGTACTCACACGAGATGATTTAACAATCACTGTGACAGCCGATATCATCATACGCCCAGTGCAAAACGAAATTTATGAATTGGAAATGGAGATTGGGAGAGATTATTACGAAAAAGTGGTAAAACCACAATTTCGAACTGCCATACGAAACATACTTTCTGCTTATAACATGGTTTCGATTTCAAAAGAAACACCAAATGTTTCATCGCAGATTAAAAAATCTCTTACTGAAAAATTAAAATTCAAACATGTCGAAATTGATGATGTCATTATCGATGATGTGGAATATAGTCCTTCTATCTTAAAAGCAATCGAAAGTAAACTCACGAAACAACAAGAACAAGAACAGATGAAGTTCGAAATCAATATTGCCAAACGTGATGCGGAAATTCAACAAATCTCTGCAGAAGGAAAAGCAAAAGCAGTACTCATCGAAGCGGAAGCACAAGCCAAAGCACAAAAGATGATCTCAGACTCACTCACACCTAAATACATTCAACTCAAAGCCATGGAAAATCCAAACAACAAATTGATCTTTGTTCCTAATGGCAAAGATGGATTGCCAATCATTGTGAACCCAGATTCGAAATGA